One window of Cohnella hashimotonis genomic DNA carries:
- a CDS encoding LLM class flavin-dependent oxidoreductase: MKFALFSLLMNIPNAVTGETLTDQEKFQNVLKQAALAEELGFDAYGVGERHGEPFLSSSPAVALTAVAARTSRIRLLTTVTVLSVLDPVRVAEDYATLDHLSGGRLELIIGKGNDPRHYPLFGIREEEQWESLAERYALLKRLWTEEKVTWEGKYRPPLSEVTTYPRPFQQRIPVWHGSASSPLSTELAAKYGEPIFSSNTFHPMAKYQALIDHYRERWVYYGHDPKDALVGAGAGQLYLADTKEEALRRYRPYYDAFAATASSQHNQSPFTGLEDTIERGSTLVGSADSVIEKILRYYEGFGNQVLAISVDGLTEDEQREQIERFAADVMPVLRREIPSTVWSDRPLTLQRA; the protein is encoded by the coding sequence ATGAAATTTGCCTTATTCAGCCTGCTGATGAACATACCGAACGCGGTGACCGGGGAGACGTTGACCGACCAGGAGAAGTTTCAAAACGTGTTGAAGCAGGCCGCGCTGGCCGAGGAGTTGGGGTTCGACGCCTACGGCGTAGGAGAGCGGCATGGCGAGCCGTTTCTGTCCTCGTCGCCGGCCGTCGCGTTGACCGCCGTCGCCGCGCGTACGTCGCGAATCCGGTTGCTGACGACGGTGACGGTGCTCAGCGTGCTCGATCCGGTGCGCGTCGCCGAGGATTATGCCACGCTCGATCATCTCTCTGGGGGGCGGCTCGAGCTCATCATCGGCAAGGGCAACGATCCCCGCCACTATCCGCTGTTCGGCATCCGGGAGGAGGAGCAGTGGGAGTCGCTTGCGGAGCGCTACGCGCTGCTGAAGCGGCTGTGGACGGAGGAGAAGGTGACCTGGGAAGGCAAGTACCGCCCGCCGCTCAGCGAAGTGACGACTTATCCGAGGCCTTTTCAACAGCGAATTCCCGTCTGGCACGGCAGTGCGTCGAGCCCGCTCTCGACGGAGCTGGCGGCCAAATACGGCGAGCCGATTTTTTCGTCCAACACGTTCCATCCGATGGCCAAGTATCAGGCGCTGATCGACCATTACCGGGAGCGTTGGGTATATTACGGCCACGACCCGAAGGACGCGCTTGTCGGCGCAGGCGCAGGCCAGCTGTACCTGGCCGATACGAAGGAAGAGGCGCTCCGGCGATATCGGCCGTACTATGACGCGTTCGCGGCGACGGCCTCGTCGCAGCACAACCAATCTCCGTTTACGGGACTCGAGGATACAATCGAGCGCGGATCGACGCTCGTCGGCAGCGCGGACAGCGTCATCGAGAAAATATTGCGATACTACGAGGGCTTCGGCAACCAGGTGCTGGCGATCAGCGTCGACGGGCTCACCGAGGACGAGCAGCGCGAGCAGATCGAGCGCTTCGCCGCCGACGTCATGCCGGTGCTGCGCCGGGAGATCCCGAGCACGGTGTGGAGCGATCGGCCGTTGACGCTGCAGCGGGCGTGA
- a CDS encoding amidohydrolase family protein: MIIDFRMKPPIPAWESLFAEGKNALSNLLNLQGLAPVLSETLDEVVREGEALGITHTVVMGRGGEPGSSNEELAAFLASRTDDRFIGFIGADSTDVAGAVAAIEQYAATGLFRGVSINPAVLQPRFPIGDPAWDPIFEACLKHGLPLSITLSGFLGLVGPQVDFDYARPGGLARAARKYSDLKIIVSHGAWPFVSDAIALAIFCPNVYLSPDLYLGSPGSKLYVEAANFQLGDRILFGTCYPNVPYDFALSHFRNQEWKEGVLERILYRNGAELLGLPYSFE, encoded by the coding sequence GTGATCATCGATTTTCGCATGAAGCCGCCGATCCCCGCATGGGAATCGTTGTTTGCGGAGGGCAAGAATGCGCTAAGCAACCTATTGAATTTGCAGGGGCTCGCGCCCGTGCTGTCGGAAACGCTGGACGAGGTCGTTCGCGAAGGCGAAGCGCTGGGCATCACGCACACGGTCGTCATGGGACGCGGCGGCGAGCCGGGTTCGTCGAACGAGGAGCTGGCCGCCTTCTTGGCGAGCCGCACGGACGACCGGTTCATCGGATTTATCGGCGCGGACAGCACGGATGTGGCCGGTGCCGTTGCAGCCATCGAGCAGTATGCGGCGACAGGGCTGTTTCGCGGGGTATCGATCAATCCGGCCGTGCTGCAGCCGCGCTTCCCCATTGGCGATCCCGCCTGGGACCCGATCTTCGAAGCCTGCCTGAAGCACGGACTCCCGCTTTCCATTACGTTGAGCGGATTTCTCGGCCTTGTCGGCCCGCAGGTCGACTTCGACTATGCCAGACCCGGCGGCCTGGCTCGTGCGGCCAGGAAATATTCCGATCTGAAAATCATCGTCTCGCACGGCGCCTGGCCCTTCGTCTCCGATGCGATCGCGCTCGCCATTTTCTGCCCCAATGTCTACCTGTCCCCGGACCTGTACCTCGGCTCCCCGGGCAGCAAGCTGTACGTAGAGGCCGCCAATTTTCAGCTGGGAGACCGGATTCTGTTCGGCACCTGCTATCCCAACGTTCCATACGACTTTGCCTTGTCCCATTTTCGGAATCAGGAATGGAAGGAAGGCGTGCTCGAGCGGATTTTGTATCGAAACGGCGCCGAGCTGCTCGGCTTACCTTATTCATTTGAATGA